cttcttcttcttcttcttcttcttcttcttcttcttccactcctcctcctccttctcctcctccacctcctctttctaactttctcctcctcctccttcttcttctggtccaATGTCCTCCTTCTTATCCTTATTCGTGtggtccccctcccccttctcctcctcctcctcctccttcccctactctttctctctatcttcttcttctgcttctcgttcgtcgtcttcttcagctcctcttcctcctcctcctcctcctcctcctcctcctcctcctcttcgtcctccctTACTTGGACACCACACAAAGGAACTGttcgttcaccagattccttctgGTCTGTCGGCCGTTGTTTGCGAAAGGGTTTTCCcgttcattctgcagtgttgtcagtccattgcagtagtagtagtagtagtagtagtaatagtagtagtagtagtagtagtagtagtagtagtagtagtagtagtagtagtagtagtagtagtagtagtagtagtagtagtagtagtagtagtagtagtagttgttgttgttgttgttgttgttgttgttgttgttgttgttgttgttgttgttgttgttgttgttgtagaagtaggaggaggaggaagatgacgagaaggaggagttgtcgttcttcttcttcttcttcttcttcttcttcttctttcaagtgAACGTACAAGAAAgaaattgtttgtttatttatatattcatttgttcgtgtatttattcatttaattattgatttattcatgcatttatgtatctatttatttattcatttatttacttatgagAACTGGGGATGTTGCAGGGGATGCCAATGACCACGTGAGGCGCtgtgataaaataaaaagaagaagccagcatcagacacacacacacacacacacacacacagaggacacctgcaactcccctaccccactccaccaccaccgcccccccccccccccccccccccccccccccccccccacacacacacacacgcacccacatccacccctatccccccacccccacacccatccccccacacccacacccacccacccacccccacccccaccacacacacacacacacacacacacacacacacacacacacacacgatggccaCCAACGCCacaacaaccaccgccaccatcaccacggcTGCAGCGGCGGCGGTGACAGCGGCAGGGTTAGGAGCTGGAGCAGACCTGCCCCTCTGTCCCCCGGACCTTctagggggtgaggtgggggtccTTCCTTTCAACCAATCGGGGGGCCAGGAATGCCTGgagcccctccccaccaccaccctcccccagtcCGCCCTCCCGAGAGGGGCGATGGGTCCACTGCTGCTCAACTTCACCACCCAGGCCCGCTACGCCATCCCCATTAATGGCTACCTCTCCCCTATCCTCGTCTTCCTCACAATCGTCAACAACTCCCTCGTCTGCGTGGTGCTGCTCAAGCGCCACATGCGCTCGCCCACCAACGCCTTACTCGTGGCCATGGCCATTTCGGACATGCTCACCGGGGTGTTCCCGGTGCCCATATTCATGCACTTCTTCGGGACGGAGCGGTTCTGGGAGTACGTGCCGTACGAGTGGTGTCTGGCGTACAAGTACCTCTCCGAGCTGATCCCGACCATCTTCCACACGGCGTCCATCTGGTTGACGATGGCTCTGGCTGTGCAGAGGTACATCTACGTCTGCCACGCCTTCAAGGCGCGCACGTGGTGCACGACGGAGAACGTGCTTCGAGGCACGGTGCTGATCTACGTCCTGGCCTTCCTTAGCCAGCTCTGCCGCTTCCTGGAGGATTACCCCTTGGCCGTGGAGCTGGATTCCCTGGTGACGCCCAACGCCACGGTGGTGGGTTGCGTGATGGTGTTCCATGCCTGGGCGGAGGCCAGCAAGACGCTGTACTACAACCTGTACTTCTGGTTCCGGGTGATCTTCATTCACCTGGTGCCTTGCATCTCGCTGGTCGTCATGAATGCCCTGCTCATCTACGCCATGCGGGTGGCCCAGCGACGCCGCATGATGCTGCTGCGTCAGAACAAGAAGAGCGAGTCCAAGAAGCTGAAggtgagttgtgtggtgttggtttgcgttgtttgtgttgtgttgtgttgtgttgtgttgtttgataggttggtggtggtggtggtggtggtggtggtggtgttaacgcTGCTGCGTCAGAAGAAGAGTGAGTCCAAGAAGCTGAAGTccagtgtgtggtgttggtttgagttgtttgtgttgtgttgtttgattgGTGGTGtggctggtggtgtgtgtggtgggaggggttaggggggtaggtaggttgttgttgtggttggtggcggtcgtggtgttggtgttgttgatgctgctgcgtCAGAACAAGAAGAGCGAGTCCAAGATGCTGAAGGTGAGTTGTGTAGTGTTGGTTTgcgctgtttgtgttgtgttgtcttgtgttgtttggttggcggtggtggtggtggtggtggtggtggtggtgttaacgcTGCTGCGTCAGAACAAGAAGAGCGAGTCCAAGATGCTGAAggtgagttgtgtggtgttggtttgcgctgtttgtgttgtgttgtcttgtgttgtttggttg
This window of the Babylonia areolata isolate BAREFJ2019XMU chromosome 17, ASM4173473v1, whole genome shotgun sequence genome carries:
- the LOC143291454 gene encoding sex peptide receptor-like; its protein translation is MRSPTNALLVAMAISDMLTGVFPVPIFMHFFGTERFWEYVPYEWCLAYKYLSELIPTIFHTASIWLTMALAVQRYIYVCHAFKARTWCTTENVLRGTVLIYVLAFLSQLCRFLEDYPLAVELDSLVTPNATVVGCVMVFHAWAEASKTLYYNLYFWFRVIFIHLVPCISLVVMNALLIYAMRVAQRRRMMLLRQNKKSESKKLKDSNCTTLMLVAVVGLFLLVEFPLGILLIIMIISNTFDIDILEQPTFQTLSLFSNFFILLSYPLNFFIYCGMSKQFRETFKRLFTGSGLPMEREYSQYMTLPTENGKTAVTGDETAL